Proteins co-encoded in one Vicinamibacteria bacterium genomic window:
- a CDS encoding HlyD family efflux transporter periplasmic adaptor subunit, whose amino-acid sequence MKRTLKIALAAAIAASALYLLVRPQPIEVETDFVSRGLLRITVDEEGRTRVHDHFLLAAPVAGKLVRIELHEGDRVQPDAVLARLQPVPLDERARSQAEARLAAAIAAKQAADARWKQAQANLDQAARTRERTDSLAAEGLKSARDQEEDRLRETTASRELEAAEFAVQVARYEVEAARAALLDGGRIAPDGDAGGPDTAVRAIRSPVSGRVFRIFTRSEQVVAAGTPLLEIGDTSALEVVVDVLSSDAVRVKPGAMMLIEDWGGEEALVARVRTVEPSAFTKVSALGVEEQRVNVIGDFLNPPERLGDGYRVEARIVIWEGEDVVKVPTSALFRSGDTWAVFVVENGTARLRHVEIGHRNFRESQVLDGLAEGEECVLYPSDQLGDGVVVARIRPMSG is encoded by the coding sequence GTGAAGAGGACGCTCAAGATCGCGCTCGCCGCCGCCATCGCCGCGAGCGCCCTCTACCTGCTCGTCCGGCCGCAGCCGATCGAAGTGGAGACCGATTTCGTCAGCCGCGGTCTCCTCCGTATCACGGTGGATGAGGAGGGTCGGACCCGAGTGCACGATCACTTTCTGCTTGCCGCGCCGGTCGCGGGAAAGCTCGTGCGAATCGAGCTCCACGAGGGCGACCGGGTGCAGCCGGACGCGGTGCTGGCTCGGCTCCAGCCCGTGCCCCTCGACGAGCGGGCGAGGAGCCAGGCCGAGGCGCGGCTCGCTGCGGCCATCGCGGCGAAGCAGGCAGCCGACGCGCGATGGAAACAGGCGCAGGCGAACCTCGATCAGGCCGCTCGCACCCGGGAGCGGACCGATTCCCTCGCCGCCGAGGGCCTCAAGTCGGCGCGGGATCAGGAAGAGGACCGACTCCGAGAGACGACGGCATCGAGAGAGCTGGAAGCGGCGGAGTTCGCGGTACAGGTCGCGCGCTACGAAGTGGAGGCAGCCCGAGCCGCTCTGCTGGATGGCGGGCGCATCGCCCCGGATGGCGATGCCGGTGGGCCGGACACCGCGGTACGCGCGATCCGATCGCCGGTGTCGGGGCGGGTGTTCCGCATCTTTACCCGGAGCGAGCAGGTGGTCGCCGCGGGGACGCCCCTTCTGGAGATCGGCGACACGTCGGCGCTCGAAGTCGTGGTGGACGTCCTGTCTTCCGATGCCGTTCGGGTCAAGCCGGGGGCGATGATGCTGATCGAGGACTGGGGCGGCGAGGAGGCTCTCGTCGCTCGGGTGCGCACGGTCGAGCCCTCGGCGTTCACCAAGGTCTCCGCTCTCGGGGTGGAGGAGCAGCGGGTGAACGTGATCGGGGATTTCCTCAACCCGCCGGAGAGGCTGGGAGACGGCTACCGGGTCGAAGCGCGCATCGTGATCTGGGAGGGAGAGGACGTGGTGAAGGTTCCCACGAGCGCTCTTTTCCGCAGCGGCGACACCTGGGCGGTGTTCGTCGTCGAGAACGGAACGGCCCGTCTTCGTCACGTTGAGATCGGCCACCGCAACTTTCGCGAGAGCCAAGTGCTCGACGGGCTCGCCGAAGGCGAGGAGTGCGTTCTCTATCCATCCGACCAGCTGGGAGACGGCGTCGTCGTGGCTCGAATCCGTCCCATGAGCGGCTGA